A single genomic interval of Plantibacter sp. Leaf314 harbors:
- a CDS encoding Hsp20/alpha crystallin family protein — MAMTLDPISQLDRFAASVLDSVRAPRPMPVDLYRDGDRYVMLADLPGIDPGSIDVDVDGGQLTIRAQRTADSREGVRWLARERGGGHFLRQFTLGDGLDLDGITASYDSGVLSVIIPVSERAKPRKITVDSVDHPEAINA; from the coding sequence ATGGCAATGACCCTCGATCCGATCAGTCAGCTGGACCGCTTCGCAGCCTCCGTGCTGGACTCCGTCCGCGCTCCCCGGCCAATGCCGGTGGACCTCTACCGCGACGGCGACCGCTACGTGATGCTGGCCGACCTCCCCGGCATCGACCCCGGTTCGATCGACGTCGACGTCGACGGCGGCCAGCTCACCATCCGCGCCCAGCGCACGGCCGACAGCCGCGAGGGCGTGCGCTGGCTCGCCCGTGAGCGAGGCGGCGGACACTTCCTCCGGCAGTTCACGCTCGGCGACGGCCTCGACCTCGACGGCATCACGGCGTCGTACGACAGCGGCGTGCTCTCCGTGATCATCCCGGTGAGCGAGCGGGCGAAGCCCCGGAAGATCACCGTCGACTCGGTCGACCACCCGGAGGCGATCAACGCCTGA
- a CDS encoding enhanced serine sensitivity protein SseB C-terminal domain-containing protein, with translation MPAADAADAPDIEALLAAAATDRSQAPAFVTALLESTVIVAGTVTDDSMATLADLLDADGSSVQPFYTSKERFQETLQVVPTFERNILALPCRVLWQMTRGRRLVLNPHSAHGKEFLPGEIAQLLDGEAVLTPRVVERETEVMVGQPARVPPGMTEALTAALAEYREVDEAILGWKVTPQEGGSFDESYLLVIVGAPNAREVVSGALARALATYSASVPIDVMYAAPGAKHLLQGVPPFHRRKRGLFRRG, from the coding sequence ATGCCAGCAGCCGACGCCGCAGACGCTCCCGACATCGAAGCCCTCCTCGCCGCCGCGGCGACCGACCGTTCGCAGGCGCCGGCCTTCGTGACGGCACTGCTCGAGAGCACGGTGATCGTCGCGGGGACCGTGACCGACGACAGCATGGCGACCCTGGCTGACCTCCTCGACGCTGACGGCAGCTCGGTGCAGCCGTTCTACACCTCGAAGGAGCGCTTCCAGGAGACGCTCCAGGTCGTTCCGACCTTCGAACGCAACATCCTCGCGCTGCCCTGCCGGGTCCTCTGGCAGATGACCCGAGGCCGCAGGCTCGTCCTCAACCCGCACTCCGCGCACGGCAAGGAGTTCCTCCCGGGCGAGATCGCCCAGCTGCTCGACGGCGAGGCGGTGCTCACCCCACGCGTGGTCGAGCGCGAGACCGAGGTCATGGTGGGACAGCCGGCCCGCGTCCCACCGGGGATGACCGAGGCACTGACGGCGGCCCTCGCCGAGTACCGCGAGGTCGACGAAGCGATCCTGGGCTGGAAGGTCACCCCGCAGGAGGGCGGTTCCTTCGACGAGAGCTACCTGCTCGTCATCGTCGGCGCTCCGAACGCACGCGAGGTCGTCAGTGGCGCCCTCGCCCGGGCGCTCGCGACGTACTCGGCGAGTGTGCCGATCGACGTGATGTACGCCGCGCCGGGCGCGAAGCACCTGCTGCAGGGCGTCCCGCCGTTCCACCGCCGCAAGCGCGGACTGTTCCGGCGAGGATGA
- a CDS encoding HNH endonuclease signature motif containing protein: MTESTTSAVRAGDEYAAQLAEFSDEWAEIHRQQAVLDARKARLLARSAAYADALADSVVPAVYPPAERQALSRRSTCAALAMATRTPEQTVQRATNDAERLVNEAPSVLASLEAGRISAQHAQTIIDQLSDVPTAGRAAFLAAVLPVAEETTNANLRKRARVLRERLHPESITARAVRSEADRRVEFEPATDGMAWVHLFTTAPIAQGIIERVEAAATESRKAGDTRSCAQLQADALAALALTGVTPDDVMSSPVVPHPIEVQEHITPTVQITVPALSLAGVSDAPATLDGYGPIDPETAARIAVNAPSMTRILVQPETGAVLSVSRDQYRVPTDLQRAVRLRDGTCRAPGCGRRARACDLDHSVAWEDGGTTDVGNLACLCRHHHRMKHLPGWNLDHGPGGVLDWTTPDGKHHRTEPDPAPF; encoded by the coding sequence ATGACCGAGAGCACCACGTCCGCAGTTCGAGCTGGCGACGAGTACGCCGCGCAGCTCGCGGAGTTCTCGGATGAGTGGGCTGAGATTCACCGGCAGCAGGCCGTTCTGGACGCACGCAAAGCGCGCCTCCTCGCCCGCTCGGCGGCCTACGCGGACGCCCTCGCCGACTCGGTCGTCCCGGCCGTGTATCCGCCCGCCGAACGACAGGCGCTCTCCCGCCGGTCGACCTGTGCAGCCCTTGCGATGGCGACGCGGACGCCCGAGCAGACCGTCCAGCGCGCGACGAACGACGCGGAGCGTCTCGTGAACGAAGCCCCGTCCGTGCTCGCATCGCTCGAGGCGGGTCGCATCTCCGCCCAGCACGCGCAGACCATCATCGATCAACTCAGCGACGTGCCAACCGCCGGGCGGGCGGCATTCCTGGCGGCAGTGTTGCCGGTCGCGGAGGAAACGACCAACGCGAACCTGCGGAAGCGTGCCCGCGTTCTGCGGGAGCGCCTCCACCCGGAGTCCATCACCGCACGTGCGGTCCGCTCGGAGGCAGACCGTCGCGTCGAGTTCGAGCCCGCGACGGATGGCATGGCGTGGGTGCACCTGTTCACCACCGCACCCATCGCGCAGGGCATCATCGAGCGGGTCGAAGCAGCGGCCACGGAGTCGCGCAAGGCCGGCGATACGCGCAGCTGCGCCCAGCTGCAGGCGGACGCCCTCGCCGCACTCGCCCTCACTGGAGTGACCCCCGACGACGTCATGTCGAGCCCGGTGGTGCCGCATCCGATCGAGGTCCAGGAGCACATCACGCCGACCGTGCAGATCACGGTGCCGGCGCTCAGCCTGGCCGGTGTCTCCGACGCACCCGCCACGCTCGACGGCTACGGGCCGATCGACCCTGAGACCGCAGCTCGCATCGCGGTCAACGCGCCCAGCATGACTCGCATCCTCGTCCAACCCGAGACCGGTGCCGTCCTCTCTGTGAGCCGCGACCAGTACCGGGTCCCGACCGACCTGCAACGCGCGGTCCGTCTCCGAGACGGCACCTGTCGAGCACCCGGCTGCGGGAGACGCGCCAGAGCGTGTGACCTCGACCATTCGGTCGCGTGGGAAGACGGCGGCACGACGGATGTCGGGAATCTCGCGTGCCTGTGCCGACATCATCACCGGATGAAGCACTTGCCGGGATGGAACCTCGACCACGGGCCCGGTGGCGTCCTGGACTGGACGACACCCGACGGCAAACATCATCGGACGGAACCCGATCCCGCACCGTTCTGA
- a CDS encoding helix-turn-helix transcriptional regulator — protein MTPTATLTHTAALARLGHALSDETRARILLTLREAPAFPSDLADALGVSRQVMSNQLACLRGCGLVEGVREGRNTWYRLADPHLAPALDDLLRLVLVVDPDCCSGEQCTCA, from the coding sequence ATGACACCGACCGCGACCCTGACGCACACCGCTGCGCTCGCGAGACTCGGGCACGCCCTGTCGGACGAGACGCGGGCCCGCATCCTGCTCACGCTCCGAGAGGCCCCGGCGTTCCCGTCCGACCTCGCCGACGCACTCGGTGTCTCGCGACAGGTCATGTCGAACCAGCTCGCCTGCCTCCGTGGTTGCGGGCTCGTCGAAGGCGTCCGTGAGGGACGGAACACCTGGTACCGCCTGGCGGACCCGCATCTCGCACCGGCGCTCGACGACCTCCTGCGCCTCGTGTTGGTCGTCGACCCCGACTGCTGCTCCGGCGAGCAGTGCACCTGCGCATGA
- a CDS encoding cation transporter, translating to MSAVGLPSPRLRAQLTPARRATLQRRIRWIVAATIAYNVVEAVVALSAGAVASSAALIGFGFDSIVEVLSAAAVAWQFSSPEPHRRERVALRVIAVSFFGLAAFVTIDAARSLVGLSTAEHSTVGIVLAAISVVIMPAFSLFERRTGNELGSASAVADSKQTLICSYLSAAVLIGLVLNSTLGWAWADAVAALVIAGFAVKEGLEAWRGDACKRPVSSLTSEGSDACDCC from the coding sequence ATGAGCGCCGTCGGCCTGCCGAGCCCCCGCCTCCGGGCCCAGCTGACCCCCGCCAGACGTGCGACCCTGCAGCGGCGCATCCGGTGGATCGTGGCAGCGACGATCGCGTACAACGTCGTCGAGGCGGTCGTCGCCCTGTCCGCCGGGGCCGTTGCGTCGTCGGCTGCACTCATCGGATTCGGTTTCGACTCGATCGTCGAGGTGCTGTCCGCCGCAGCGGTCGCCTGGCAGTTCTCGAGCCCGGAGCCTCATCGTCGCGAACGGGTCGCCCTCCGGGTGATCGCCGTGTCGTTCTTCGGCCTCGCGGCCTTCGTCACGATCGACGCGGCCCGATCGCTCGTCGGCCTGTCCACCGCTGAGCATTCGACCGTCGGGATCGTCCTCGCGGCGATCAGCGTCGTCATCATGCCCGCGTTCTCACTGTTCGAGCGCCGGACCGGGAACGAGCTCGGCTCCGCGTCCGCCGTCGCCGACTCGAAGCAGACGCTCATCTGCTCCTACCTGTCGGCCGCGGTCCTCATCGGACTGGTCCTCAACAGCACCCTCGGCTGGGCCTGGGCGGACGCCGTCGCCGCCCTCGTGATCGCCGGCTTCGCCGTCAAAGAGGGGCTCGAGGCATGGCGAGGCGACGCGTGCAAGCGACCGGTCTCCTCGCTCACCTCGGAAGGCTCGGACGCCTGCGACTGCTGCTGA
- a CDS encoding MerR family transcriptional regulator: MAERDSTTPVYGIAVAAQLAGVPEATLRLFESKGLLTPSRTEGGTRRYSEDDLERLKRVTDLRDDGVNIAGIARVLDLEDANRGLQDRLDAVED, translated from the coding sequence ATGGCTGAGCGTGACTCGACGACACCCGTGTACGGCATCGCCGTCGCGGCCCAACTCGCGGGCGTTCCCGAGGCGACCCTGCGGCTGTTCGAGAGCAAGGGACTGCTCACGCCGTCGCGGACGGAGGGCGGCACGCGGCGGTACAGCGAGGACGATCTCGAGCGACTCAAACGCGTGACCGACCTGCGTGACGACGGGGTCAACATCGCGGGGATCGCCCGGGTGCTCGACCTTGAGGACGCCAATCGGGGACTGCAGGATCGGCTCGACGCCGTCGAGGACTGA
- a CDS encoding ABC transporter permease, with translation MRTVDLIGTAVANTFRSKTRTILTILAIFVGAFTLTLTNGLGTGINAYIDDTVSSVGASDTMTVTKTADTGSGIGAATSGPKEYDPDAVATTGAGAPGSTVVALTPADLDELGGIDGVLDVQAVKSISTDYIEAGGGTKYVVGVGGLISGQSVTLLDGAQPDDDSDTLQLVLPTSYVEPLGFGSDADAVGKTVTVAITDAQRTQHTVDATVVGVAEESLASPTGASIVPNAALTDLLYETQNIGVPSDQVERYAQASIRFSADATDEQVTALKDRLADAGYTGTTVADQLGTIKTVIDGIVLVLNAFAIIALLAASFGIVNTLLMSVQERTREIGLMKAMGMGSGKVFGLFSLEAAFIGFLGSAIGVGIAVLAGTGISAALSGSLLADLPGLDLIAFDPASLAIIVLVVMVIAFLAGTLPAARAAKADPVESLRYE, from the coding sequence ATGAGAACCGTCGACCTCATCGGGACCGCCGTCGCGAACACCTTCCGATCGAAGACCCGCACCATCCTGACGATCCTGGCGATCTTCGTCGGAGCGTTCACGCTCACGCTGACGAACGGGCTCGGTACCGGCATCAACGCCTACATCGACGACACGGTGTCGAGTGTCGGCGCGTCCGACACGATGACCGTCACGAAGACGGCCGACACCGGGTCGGGCATCGGCGCGGCCACGAGCGGGCCGAAGGAGTACGACCCGGACGCGGTCGCCACCACCGGTGCCGGAGCGCCAGGATCGACCGTCGTGGCCCTCACGCCGGCGGACCTGGACGAGCTCGGCGGGATCGACGGCGTCCTCGACGTGCAGGCGGTGAAGTCGATCTCGACCGATTACATCGAGGCGGGCGGCGGTACGAAGTACGTCGTCGGCGTCGGCGGACTCATCTCCGGGCAGAGCGTCACCCTGCTGGACGGTGCACAGCCCGACGACGACTCCGACACGCTCCAGCTCGTGCTCCCCACGTCTTACGTGGAACCGCTCGGCTTCGGAAGCGACGCCGACGCGGTCGGGAAGACGGTCACGGTCGCGATCACCGATGCGCAGCGCACGCAGCACACCGTGGACGCGACCGTCGTCGGGGTCGCCGAGGAGAGCCTCGCCTCGCCCACCGGTGCCTCGATCGTGCCGAACGCCGCGCTCACCGACCTGCTCTACGAGACGCAGAACATCGGCGTCCCGTCCGACCAGGTCGAGCGGTACGCGCAGGCGTCCATCCGGTTCAGCGCGGACGCCACCGACGAGCAGGTCACGGCGTTGAAGGACCGACTGGCCGACGCGGGCTACACGGGAACGACCGTCGCGGACCAGCTCGGCACCATCAAGACGGTGATCGACGGCATCGTCCTCGTCCTCAACGCCTTCGCGATCATCGCCCTCCTCGCCGCGAGCTTCGGGATCGTGAACACCCTGCTCATGTCCGTGCAGGAACGCACCCGCGAGATCGGGCTGATGAAGGCGATGGGGATGGGCAGTGGGAAGGTCTTCGGGTTGTTCAGCCTCGAAGCCGCATTCATCGGCTTCCTCGGCAGCGCGATCGGCGTCGGCATCGCGGTGCTCGCCGGCACCGGCATCAGTGCTGCGCTCTCCGGATCGCTCCTGGCCGACCTGCCGGGCCTCGACCTCATCGCGTTCGACCCGGCGTCGCTCGCGATCATCGTCCTGGTCGTCATGGTGATCGCGTTCCTCGCCGGAACCCTGCCCGCCGCCCGTGCCGCGAAGGCCGATCCGGTGGAGTCGCTCCGCTACGAGTGA
- a CDS encoding response regulator transcription factor yields the protein MTTVLVVDDQSLIRQAVSDILASESDLGVVGEAVDGAQAVALARELRPDVVLMDIRMPVLDGIGATAAICADPELADTRVLILTTFEEDENLIATLRAGASGFIGKGSEPEEIVRAVRAVHAGDALLSPAATRSLITRYVVVADGPSSPRSVPAELALLTERELEVLLLVARGRSNQQIADELVISPHTSKTHVNRIMTKVAAHDRAQLVILAYESGLLRPGADD from the coding sequence ATGACCACCGTGCTCGTCGTCGACGACCAGTCGCTCATCCGACAGGCCGTCTCCGACATCCTCGCGTCGGAGTCGGACCTCGGCGTCGTCGGCGAAGCCGTGGACGGCGCTCAGGCGGTGGCGCTCGCCCGGGAGTTGCGGCCGGACGTCGTGCTCATGGACATCCGCATGCCCGTGCTGGACGGCATCGGCGCGACCGCGGCGATCTGCGCGGACCCCGAGCTTGCGGACACGCGCGTCCTCATCCTCACGACGTTCGAGGAGGACGAGAACCTCATCGCGACGCTGCGGGCCGGCGCGAGCGGGTTCATCGGCAAGGGCTCGGAGCCCGAGGAGATCGTCCGAGCGGTGCGCGCGGTGCACGCCGGTGACGCACTCCTGTCCCCCGCGGCGACCCGGAGTCTCATCACCAGGTACGTCGTCGTCGCAGACGGGCCGTCGAGTCCGCGCTCGGTACCCGCCGAGCTGGCGCTCCTCACCGAGCGGGAACTCGAGGTGCTGCTCCTCGTCGCCCGCGGACGCTCCAACCAGCAGATCGCCGACGAACTCGTCATCTCACCGCACACCTCGAAGACCCACGTGAACCGCATCATGACGAAGGTCGCCGCCCACGATCGCGCCCAGCTCGTCATCCTCGCGTACGAGAGCGGTCTGCTCCGGCCGGGCGCCGACGACTGA
- a CDS encoding manganese efflux pump MntP family protein, whose amino-acid sequence MTFWPLLLIALGVSADAFAVALTKGLHMRRFNVRHALVIAGTFGLFQAVMPLIGWVLGTQFARYITEVDHWVAFGLLALVGGKMLWEAFSSHEDTEVDSDRIDIRRLLVLALATSIDALAIGITLAFLPGSIIEAVVLIGLTTFVLAFLGVFIGRRVGERFGKPAEIAGGVILILIGTKILIDHLTAG is encoded by the coding sequence ATGACGTTCTGGCCGCTCCTCCTCATCGCGCTCGGCGTCTCAGCCGACGCCTTCGCCGTCGCCCTCACCAAGGGCCTGCACATGCGACGGTTCAACGTGCGTCACGCGCTCGTGATCGCCGGCACCTTCGGACTCTTCCAAGCGGTCATGCCGCTCATCGGCTGGGTGCTCGGCACGCAGTTCGCGCGGTACATCACGGAGGTCGACCACTGGGTCGCCTTCGGTCTGCTCGCCCTCGTCGGCGGGAAGATGCTCTGGGAGGCGTTCTCGAGCCATGAGGACACCGAGGTCGACTCCGACCGCATCGACATCCGCCGACTGCTCGTCCTGGCACTGGCGACGAGCATCGACGCCCTCGCCATCGGCATCACGCTCGCGTTCCTGCCCGGATCGATCATCGAGGCCGTCGTCCTCATCGGACTCACGACGTTCGTGCTCGCCTTCCTCGGCGTCTTCATCGGCCGCCGGGTGGGGGAGCGCTTCGGGAAGCCGGCCGAGATCGCTGGCGGTGTCATCCTGATCCTCATCGGCACGAAGATCCTGATCGACCACCTCACCGCCGGGTGA
- a CDS encoding sugar porter family MFS transporter produces MAGSPTARRTASTLPPLTPGPHRRHLGLISIVACFGGLLFGYDTGVINGALRPMTAELGLTPLTEGVVTSSLVFAAAVGALLGGRVSDAWGRRPSIVALAVLFFVGTLAVVCSPNVELLVAGRILLGLAVGGASAVVPVYLAELAPYEIRGSITGRNEVAIVIGQLSAFVINAVIGNVFSEHPSVWRIMFAVCALPAVALFVGMLRMPESPRWLVDHGRREEALEVLRTVRSDERAAAELEDVEAASIEHRNEHRIGLRAVLRNPWLVRILLVGVGVGIAQQLTGINSIMYYGQTVLVESGFDESSALIANIAPGIIAVIGGFIALTYMDRLDRRKTFIIGFSLTTACHLLIGCASMLLAPGDPARPWVILFLVVVFVGSMQTFLNVAVWVYLAEVFPLGMRGLGMGVSIFMLWVGNGFLSLYFPSLVDGLGITGTFFLFAGVGVLALLFVATQVPETRGRSLEALGADVTTGAIFTRR; encoded by the coding sequence ATGGCCGGATCCCCCACAGCTCGACGGACGGCGAGCACGCTGCCGCCCCTCACCCCCGGCCCGCACCGGCGACACCTCGGCCTCATCTCGATCGTCGCCTGTTTCGGTGGCCTGCTCTTCGGCTACGACACCGGCGTGATCAACGGGGCGCTGCGTCCGATGACCGCGGAGCTCGGGCTGACCCCGCTCACCGAGGGTGTCGTCACCAGCTCACTCGTCTTCGCCGCCGCCGTCGGCGCGTTGCTCGGCGGTCGGGTGTCCGACGCGTGGGGCCGCCGCCCGAGCATCGTCGCGCTGGCCGTCCTCTTCTTCGTCGGCACGCTCGCGGTCGTCTGTTCACCGAACGTGGAACTGCTCGTCGCCGGCCGCATCCTGCTCGGCCTCGCCGTGGGCGGCGCGTCGGCCGTGGTCCCGGTCTACCTCGCCGAGCTCGCCCCGTACGAGATCCGCGGGTCCATCACCGGCCGGAACGAGGTCGCGATCGTCATCGGCCAGTTGTCGGCCTTCGTGATCAACGCGGTGATCGGGAACGTCTTCAGCGAGCACCCGAGCGTGTGGCGGATCATGTTCGCCGTCTGCGCCCTCCCCGCGGTCGCCCTCTTCGTCGGGATGTTGCGGATGCCCGAATCACCGCGATGGCTCGTCGACCACGGACGCCGCGAGGAGGCGCTGGAGGTCCTGCGGACCGTCCGTTCCGACGAGCGCGCAGCTGCCGAACTCGAGGACGTCGAGGCGGCCTCGATCGAGCACCGGAACGAACACCGGATCGGGCTGCGGGCCGTCCTCCGCAACCCGTGGCTCGTCCGCATCCTGCTCGTCGGCGTCGGCGTGGGCATCGCCCAGCAGCTCACCGGTATCAACTCGATCATGTACTACGGCCAGACCGTGCTCGTGGAGTCCGGCTTCGATGAGAGCAGCGCGCTCATCGCCAACATCGCCCCGGGGATCATCGCCGTGATCGGCGGGTTCATCGCCCTCACCTACATGGACCGACTCGACCGACGGAAGACCTTCATCATCGGGTTCTCCCTCACCACCGCCTGCCACCTGCTCATCGGCTGCGCGTCGATGCTGCTCGCGCCCGGCGACCCGGCCCGCCCCTGGGTGATCCTGTTCCTCGTGGTCGTGTTCGTCGGCTCCATGCAGACGTTCCTCAACGTCGCCGTGTGGGTCTATCTGGCCGAGGTGTTCCCGCTCGGGATGCGCGGCCTGGGCATGGGCGTCTCGATCTTCATGCTGTGGGTCGGCAACGGGTTCCTGTCGCTGTACTTCCCGTCGCTGGTCGACGGGCTCGGCATCACGGGCACCTTCTTCCTGTTCGCCGGCGTCGGGGTGCTCGCGCTCCTCTTCGTCGCCACCCAGGTGCCCGAGACCCGTGGACGCAGCCTCGAGGCGCTCGGTGCCGACGTGACGACGGGGGCGATCTTCACCCGGCGGTGA
- a CDS encoding ABC transporter ATP-binding protein, protein MQSTTAPPIISVRDVRRSYGRGQNRFDALKGVSFDIHAGESVAIVGKSGSGKSTLMHVLALLDAPSSGTVELEGVDTSTLRGRRLNTTRNKTFGFVFQQFFLTANATVLENVLLPMKIAGVRRGDRRRRALAALAQLQLEDKARNRAVNLSGGQKQRTVIARALVNNPRIIFADEPTGNLDTATGAVVEDILFSLNRENGITLIVVTHDEELAARCDRRILIRDGLLVEDEAVAA, encoded by the coding sequence ATGCAGAGCACCACAGCGCCGCCGATCATCTCGGTCCGGGACGTCCGGCGTTCCTACGGCCGCGGCCAGAACCGGTTCGACGCGCTGAAGGGGGTGAGCTTCGACATCCACGCGGGCGAGAGCGTCGCGATCGTCGGGAAGAGCGGCTCCGGCAAGTCCACGCTCATGCACGTGCTCGCGCTCCTCGACGCACCGAGCTCCGGCACCGTCGAACTCGAAGGGGTCGACACGAGCACTCTCCGCGGACGCCGCCTCAACACGACCAGGAACAAGACCTTCGGGTTCGTGTTCCAGCAGTTCTTCCTCACCGCCAACGCGACGGTGCTCGAGAACGTCCTGCTGCCGATGAAGATCGCCGGCGTCCGACGCGGTGACCGACGTCGCCGGGCGCTCGCCGCACTCGCGCAGCTCCAGCTCGAGGACAAGGCGCGGAATCGCGCGGTGAACCTCTCCGGTGGGCAGAAGCAGCGGACGGTGATCGCCCGTGCGCTCGTGAACAACCCGCGGATCATCTTCGCCGACGAGCCGACCGGCAACCTCGACACGGCGACCGGCGCCGTCGTCGAGGACATCCTCTTCTCCCTCAACCGGGAGAACGGCATTACGCTCATCGTCGTGACGCACGACGAGGAGCTGGCGGCACGGTGTGATCGGCGGATCCTCATCCGCGACGGTCTGCTCGTCGAGGACGAGGCGGTGGCCGCATGA
- a CDS encoding sensor histidine kinase, translating to MTTATQDRRVRDPRPRPPAWVGDVVAAVLIIASAFIPFPNAEFRPGSPLVIALVVAPAILLPLRRHWPIPVLAAVIACYGAAAITGTLAPGVVIAAAIAMFGVAVRSARRTTLITAVATMVAVALLSLLASIGSFDPRTVQFAVMIAFAAAAGDGTRSRRAYIVAITERAERAEQTREAEARRRVTEERLRIARDLHDTVAHQISVISLNAGVASRSLESRPEKAKEALVSIRRASRTVLGEIGDLLEVLRSDGGDAGAGFRGTLPQPGLDRLEALIAEFTTAGLDITTRIAPDAPKLSTATDTVAYRVVQEGLTNALKHGPERRAHVLVESGDGRIVVSVSNPTAPGVPSGQLDGTPTTGHGLLGIRERVAAVRGTVDVGPTPGGWRLSATLPTTDATHPDPTHPEESSA from the coding sequence ATGACCACCGCGACGCAGGATCGCCGGGTGCGCGATCCGCGTCCTCGACCTCCGGCATGGGTGGGCGACGTGGTCGCCGCGGTCCTCATCATCGCCTCGGCCTTCATCCCGTTCCCGAACGCGGAGTTCCGGCCGGGCAGCCCACTCGTCATCGCCCTGGTCGTCGCGCCGGCGATCCTGCTCCCCCTCCGGCGACACTGGCCCATCCCGGTGCTCGCGGCCGTCATCGCCTGTTACGGGGCGGCGGCGATCACGGGGACCCTCGCTCCCGGGGTCGTGATCGCGGCCGCCATCGCGATGTTCGGGGTGGCCGTGCGCTCCGCGCGGCGGACGACCCTGATCACGGCCGTCGCGACGATGGTCGCCGTCGCCCTCCTCAGCCTGCTCGCGTCGATCGGCAGCTTCGATCCGCGGACGGTCCAGTTCGCGGTGATGATCGCGTTCGCCGCTGCGGCCGGGGACGGGACGCGCTCGCGCCGCGCGTACATCGTGGCGATCACCGAGCGCGCGGAGCGGGCCGAGCAGACCCGCGAAGCCGAGGCGAGGCGTCGGGTGACCGAGGAGCGGCTCCGCATCGCCCGCGACCTCCACGACACCGTCGCCCACCAGATCTCGGTGATCAGCCTGAACGCCGGGGTGGCATCGAGATCCCTGGAGTCGCGGCCGGAGAAGGCGAAGGAGGCGCTCGTCTCGATCCGACGGGCGTCGCGGACGGTGCTCGGCGAGATCGGTGATCTGCTCGAGGTCCTGCGCAGCGACGGTGGGGACGCTGGCGCAGGCTTCCGTGGAACGCTGCCGCAGCCGGGACTCGACCGACTCGAAGCGTTGATCGCCGAGTTCACCACCGCAGGCCTCGACATCACGACACGGATCGCCCCCGACGCACCGAAGCTGTCGACCGCCACAGACACCGTCGCGTACCGCGTCGTCCAGGAGGGGCTGACGAACGCCCTGAAGCACGGTCCCGAGCGTCGTGCGCACGTGCTCGTCGAGAGCGGCGACGGCAGGATCGTCGTCAGTGTGAGCAACCCGACGGCGCCCGGCGTCCCGAGTGGGCAGCTCGACGGAACCCCGACCACCGGGCACGGGCTCCTCGGCATCCGCGAGCGTGTCGCCGCCGTCCGCGGGACCGTCGACGTCGGCCCGACCCCTGGCGGCTGGCGACTGTCCGCGACGCTCCCGACCACCGATGCGACGCACCCCGATCCGACGCACCCCGAGGAGTCCTCCGCATGA